CCCCAAGCGCCGTCCCTACCATGATAAACGCCCGTTCGGTCGCGACATTGCCGCCCGACAACGCCAGATACCCCGCCGCAGCAACCAGCGCACAAACCGCGGCAATTTTTTTGGTTGGCCAATAAAGAGCAGTATAGGGGATCGCACTCAGCAGAACGCGCAGGGCACCAAGAACCACCGCTGCAAGCAATCCCATGTGTAGGCCCGAAATTGCCAACAAATGCGCGAGATTGCTGGCCCGCAAATCCTCCAACGTACTGCGGGGAATGGCGCTGCGGTCTCCCGTGGTCAACGCCGCAGCAAAACCGCCGATCTCGCCGGGCAAGATGTTTCGAATATGGGCCGAGATGGCCATTCGCGTCCGAAACAACATCAGATCCAGCGTGCCGTGCTCGGGCCACGCGGCCCCCATCAACGGCACACGGGTATAGCCAACAGCACCGAGTTGGGCAAACCAGGCATGGCGCTGAAAATCAAAGCCGTCCGGCTCCACCGGGCCGGAGGGCGGCGACAAATGCGCCGTGGTCATCACCCGCAGTCCCGGTTCGGGGGTGATACCCTGGGTTTTGCTGTGCAAGGAGATCCGCACCCGCGCGGGGGTCCGCTCCGGCGGTACGCGTTCCAACTGCACACGGTCCAGCGTCAGGCGCAGGGCATCCGATTGACTGCGGTCCATAGCGATGATCCGGCCTTCAACCGCGCCGTAATACCGCCAGCCCAGAACCGGATTGGTTAAGCTATGTGCCCGCAGTCCGGCAACGGTGAACCCGGTCACAATCAGCGCCCCTGCGATGGCCAGTGGTGCCGCCGCCTCGGACAGGAACACCGCCAGCACCGCCAAGGCCACGGCCACCCCCGCCAAGACAGGGTAAAGCACCAAAGCAGGCTCAAAACGCAGGCTGAAATAGCACCCGATGCCAATGGCGAGACAAACCGGCACCCAGCCCAGCATCATCCCGCGTTGCGCCAGCATCATCTGGCCCAACGCCGATTTTACCCAAATGGACAGCGCCGCGGCCCGCCCCATGCTTGCCCCCGTTCCCCGCACTGGATAGACAGACGGGAAATCTACGGCGCGGATGGTTAGCAAATGGTAAACACCAGCAGCCCCAGCCGCCGCGCCGCCTTATCCAGTTAAGAAAGACACTGTCATGTCCGCATCTGTTGTGACCCGTTTTGCCCCATCGCCCACCGGCTTTTTGCACATTGGCGGGGCACGCACCGCCCTGTTCAACTGGCTTTATGCCCGTGGTCGGGGCGGCAAATTCCTTTTGCGGATCGAGGATACGGACAGGGCGCGGTCTACCCCCGAAGCAACAGAGGCCATCTTGCAGGGCATGGCCTGGCTTGGCCTTGATCATGATGGTGAAATTGTCAGTCAGTTTGACAACGCCCCGCGCCACGCCGAAGTTGCGCTGGATCTGCTGGCACAAGGCAAGGCCTACAAATGCTTTGCCACCCAAGACGAGATCACCGCCTTCCGCGAGGCCGCCCGCGCCGAAGGGCGCAGCACTCTTTACCATTCACCTTGGCGCGATGCCGCCCCCGAAACCCACCCCGATGCGCCCTATGTAGTGCGCATCAAAGCGCCGCAAACCGGCGAAACCGTGATCCGCGATCAGGTGCAGGGCGATGTCACCATCCGAAACGATCAGCTGGACGACATGGTTCTGTTACGCTCTGACGGTACACCGGTCTATATGCTGGCCGTGGTGGTGGATGATCATGATATGGGCGTGACACATGTGGTGCGGGGCGATGACCACCTCAACAATGCCGCCCGGCAGATGATGATCTATGATGCGATGGGCTGGGACGTGCCGGTCTGGGCGCATATTCCGCTGATTCACGGGCCGGATGGCAAGAAACTGTCGAAACGTCACGGCGCCTTGGGCGCACAGGAATATCAGGCCATGGGCTATCCTGCCGCTGGCATGCGCAATTATCTGGCCCGTTTGGGCTGGAGCCATGGGGATGACGAGTTTTTTACCGATGCGCAGGCACAGGAATGGTTTGATCTGAGCGGTATCCGCAAAAGCCCCGCGCAGTTCGATCTCAAGAAGCTTGAGAACATCTGCGGTCAGCATATTGCGGTGACGGATGATGCTGCATTGCGGCGTGAAACCGAGGCTTATTTGCAAGCAGCAGGCGAACCGGCCTTTTCTGACGCCCAGTCATCCGCTTTTGAGGCTGCGCTTTATTGTCTCAAGGAGCGGGCCAAGACATTGCCGGAACTCGTTGAAAAGGCACACTTTGCCCTCACGTCCCGCCCCATTGAACCGGATGAGAAGGCTGCAAAAAACCTCGATACGGTATCCCGTGGTATACTGGCGGAATTGACGCCGCATCTGCAAAATGCTAGCTGGGACAGAGAAACGCTGGAAGAGGTTCTGAACGGCTTTGCCGCCGCGAAAGACACCAAGTTTGGCAAGTTGGCAGGGCCGCTCCGCGCGGCCCTTGCTGGGCGGGCCGTCACACCATCTGTCTTTGACATGATGCTTGTGTTGGGACGTGACGAAACCCTGGCCCGATTGACAGAGGCCTCTGCCTGAGAACTGGTTAACCGTTTCTCAAGGCGGGAGGGGATAACAGACAAGGCAGCCTTTTCGGGGGCTGGCCAAGACGGCGGTCACCTGTACCGCAAAAACATTCGGGAAGGGACCATATGACTGAAACAAAGAAATCCGCAACGCTGACAATTGATGGCAAAAGCTACGATTTGCCCATCTTTTCGCCAACGGCTGGTCCTGATGTGCTCGATATTCGCAAGCTGTATGCTCAGGCGGATGTCTTCACCTATGACCCCGGCTTTACCTCGACTGCGTCTTGCGACAGCACCATCACCTTTATTGATGGCGAGGAAGGCGTGTTGCTACACCGCGGCTATCCGATTGATCAACTGGCAGGCAAATCGCATTACCTCGAAGTGTGCTACCTGCTGCTCTATGGTGAGCTGCCCTCCCCCGCAGAGCTGGAAGATTTCGAATCCCGCGTGACCAACCACACCATGCTGCACGAACAGATGATGTATCTGTTCCGTGGCTTCCGCCGGGATGCGCATCCAATGGCCATCATGGTGGGTGTTGTGGGCGCGATGTCGGCATTTTATCACGACAGCACGGACATCTCTGATCCATGGCAGCGTGAGGTCGCCTCGATCCGCATGATCGCCAAGATGCCAACCATTGCCGCGATGGCCTATAAATACACCATCGGTCAGCCATTTGAGTATCCGCGCAACGATCTTGACTATGCGTCCAACTTCCTGCGCATGTGTTTTGCCGTTCCTGCACAGGACTATGAGGTAAACCCGATCCTGAGCCGCGCGATGGACCGTATCTTTACCCTGCACGCCGATCACGAACAGAACGCATCGACTTCGACCGTGCGTTTGGCATCGTCCTCTGGCGCCAACCCCTTTGCCTGTATCGCGGCGGGCATTGCCTGTCTTTGGGGTCCGGCACATGGCGGCGCCAACCAGGCCTGTCTGGAAATGCTCAAGGAAATCGGCACGCCTGATCGCATTCCTGAATTCATCGCCCGCGCCAAGGACAAGAACGATCCATTCCGTCTGATGGGCTTTGGCCACCGCGTTTACAAAAACTTTGATCCACGGGCCACCGTGATGAAAGAAAGTGCGGACGAAGTGCTCGAACTGCTGGGTGTTGAAAACAATCCGGTGCTTCAGGTCGCCAAGGAGCTTGAGCGTCAGGCGCTGGAAGATCCGTATTTCGCGGAAAAGAAACTGTTCCCGAACGTCGATTTCTATTCCGGCATCATCCTGGAGGCCATGGGCTTCCCCACATCGATGTTCACCCCGATCTTTGCCCTTTCACGGACCGTCGGCTGGATTTCCCAGTGGAAAGAGATGATCGGGGATCCACAGAACAAGATCGGCCGTCCACGCCAGCTTTATCTCGGCGAGACCAGCCGCGACTATGTGGATATCGAAAACCGCTAAGTTCCGGATCCAGATCCAAACTGACAAACGCCCCGGTGTTTCCGGGGCGTTTTTCGTTCAACAGCCTGTTTCCAGATCAGAAACAATGAACCACAGCCAAGGCTGACGTCTACTCGCCCCTAAGCTGCAGGTCCCGCCCTTAAGAACCCCTAAAGGTCAAATGCCCTTTGATTCGTTGACCAGATCAACCGATTCATCAGGGTTTTGCCGCCAATCCACCCGCCCAATTTTGACACTTTGTCTTGCTTTGGCGCTAAATGAGGCGCGGATGTGGCATTGTTTCTGGCGCTGTGACAATGCCCTGCTCAAACTTGACCGGACGCGCCCCGCCCCCCTATCGTCAGAGCAACGTAAATCAGGGTGCGATCTAATGATGGAAATTCTGGCGACATGCTGCGCCTTGCTGGTGTTAACAGGTATCGCGGTCCAGGCGGGCCGTCTTTGGGTCACAGCAGCGATCTGTGCCAAGGCGCAGAACGCACAAAGGAACATGCGATGAGCAAGAAAATGACGCATCGCCACCTGTGCTGGGACAGCGCGGCCAATATGATGCCCGTTGCCGCCGCAACAGAACCCTGCCCGCAAGGGGTACTGGTGCCAAATACGCAAGAAAACCATGACCAGATTGCCGTGGTTTACGACAAGGGCAATCCGCCGCCCGAGATTACCATCAAAGAGATTTCCGGTACCGTGCATACCGTGCTTGCCGATGGAGTGGCCGTTGCCGTTGTGGCGCGGGCCACCGGCCCTGCGCCCCGTGTTGATGAGGTGCTGTTGGTGGAGCGGAGCCTGTAGGCCAGGCCAAGAATCCACCCCATCCGAACATGGACAGGATCAGCGGCCCTCGAACTTGGCCGCGCGTTTTTCGGTAAAGGCCAACACGCCCTCTTTGAAGTCACGCGATTTGCCGCAAACGCCCTGTTGTTGCGCCTCAAGCGTCAGCTGTTCTTCCAATGTGTTGTCCCAGCTGGCGCGGATCACCTCTTTGGCCGCCTGATAGGCCGCTGTTGGCCCTGCGCCCAGTTGCGCCGCCTTGCCGCGCCAATGAGCGTCAAAATCGGCATCCGGCACCGCCTCCCAGATCATGCCCCAATCATCGGCCTGACGGGCCGAGATATTGTCGGCAAACAGTGCCGCGCCCATCGCTTTGGCCATGCCCATCTGACGCGGCAGCGTATAGGTGCCGCCAGCGTCCGGGATCAGACCAATCCGGGTGAAGGCCTGCAGGAAATAGGAAGATTCCGTTGCAAAAACCACATCCGCTGCCAGCGCGAGATTTGCCCCTGCCCCCGCAGCCGCACCATTCACGGCCGCAATGGTTGGCACCGGACAATTCACAATCGCCCGCAACATCGGCGCATATTCGTCCCGCAAAGTGCGTTCCAGATCAACCGAAGCACCGGATGCACGATCCCCCAGATCCTGACCGGAACAAAACGCCCGACCAGATCCGGTGATGACAACCACACGGGCATCCTTGCCGCCTTGGGTAACCGCATGGGCAATCTCGGCACGCATCTGGGTGGTGAGCGCGTTCATCTTGTCGGGCCGGTTCATCGTGATCAGGGCCACGTTGTCCGAAACGTCATAGGTGATCGTTTGATAGTCCATTTTGTCAGTCCTTGATTGCCGGCATTTGGCGCAAGTTATCAAAGCCAGCGGGAGGGACCAGCGAAACCGCGCGTCAGCCCTTCAAAATATCATCCAGCCGCGCTTGTTCTTCCGCGTTCAGCGGGGTGTCGGCAGAGGCCACAGCTTTGGACCGACCGCGCAGATAGATCATACCGGCCCCACCTGCAAAAAGCAGCATGAGCGGCCCCGCCCCCCAAAGCAGCCAATTGGCCCCTGTGTTGTCCGGCTTGAGCAGAACATATTCGCCGTAACGGTCCACGATAAATGCGACCGCCTGCGCGTCCGTATCCCCCGCCACAAGCCGATCACGCAGCAAGATCCGCAAATCCCGCGCAAGGCTTGCATTGCTTTCGTCAATGCTCTCGTTGCGGCACACCAAACAGCGCAGCCCTTTGGACAGCTCACGCGCCCGCGCCTCAAGTGCGGGATCGTCCAGCACCTCATCAGGTTGGACCGCGGCCAAAGGGCTGGCCAGCAACATCAGGATCAGGGCGATGCGTTTCATTCGGCAGGCACCGCGCTGAACTTGCGGGCGCCAGCCGCCACACGGAACCGCCTGTCAGACAGGCTCAGCAATCCGCCAAGCGCCATGAGGGCACAGCCGATCCAGATCCAGTTGGTCATGGGTTTGATATAGGTCCGCACGGTCCAGCCGCCGTTGTCCTGCTGATCCCCGATCACCACATAGACATCGCGCAACAGATTGTAATCAATCGCGGCTTCGGTCGTGGGCATCTGCGCAACCGGGTAAAACCGTTTCTCCGGTGTCATTTTCGCGATCTCTGAACCGTCTTTGGCCAGTGTCACAAAACCGGTTGTCGAAAGGTAGTTCGGCCCGCGCAATTCCTGCACATCCGTCAGCGTCAGCGTGTAGCTGCCCACATCAAACGGCGTGTCGATCTGCGCCACGCGAATATCATCCACGGTCCAGGCCGTCAGACCGGCGATGCCCGCCATCGTCACGCCCAGCCCGCCATGAGCCACCGCCTTGCCCCAGTCGGCACGCGGCAGACGCCACAAACGACCCAGCCGGTTCGCCCCTCGCCCGGTCCGTTGCATCAACTCCACCACAGTGCCAGACACCAGCCAAGCGCCAAGGAAAAGACCCATGGGCCCCAACATGCTGCGCCCGGTCTGCATCACAAAGGCCAGCCCCGCGACGGCCAAAGCCAACACAAAAACATAGCGCAGCGGCCACATCGCGCGGGATATCCGCGCCCGTTTCCATGGCAAAACGCTGCCCACCGGCAAAATCAACCCAAGCGCCACCATAAAGGGGGTGAAGGCCGCATTGAAAAACGGCGGGCCGACGCTGAGCTTGCGGTCAAAGAACATCTCGGCCAACAGGGGCCACATTGTCCCGACAAAGACCACAAAGCAGGCAACCGCCAACAACAGGTTGTTCACCACCAGCGCGGATTCGCGGCTGACCAGACCAAAGACGCCCTTGGCCTCCATCGCGCCCGCCCGCAGGGTAAACAGCACCAGTGCCCCGCCCATAAAGAACGCCATGATTGCGAGGATGAACACCCCGCGTTCGGGATCATTCGCAAAAGCATGGACGGAGGTCAGCAGGCCGGAGCGCACGATAAACGTGCCAATCAGAGAGAAGCCAAAGGCCAGAATGGCCAACAGGATGGTCCAGCTTTTCAGGCTCTCGCGTTTTTCCACCACAATCGCCGAATGCAGCAGCGCCGCCGCCAAGAGCCATGGCATAAAGCTGGCGTTTTCAACAGGATCCCAAAACCAGAAGCCGCCCCAGCCCAGCTCATAATAGGCCCACCATGATCCCAATGCGATCCCGATGGTCAGGAAGATCCATGCCGCCAAGGTCCATGGCCGCACCCAGCGCCCCCAGGCAGCATCCACGCGCCCTTCGATCAAGGCCGCCACGGCAAAGCTGAACGCCATGCTCAGCCCGACATAGCCGAGGTAAAGAAACGGCGGGTGAAACGCGAGACCGGGATCTTGCAACAGCGGGTTCAGATCCTGCCCGTCAAAGGGCGGCACCTCAAGGCGCAGAAACGGGTTGGAAGTAAAGATGATAAAGGCAAAGAACGCCACCGCGATGGCTGATTGCACGGCCAGAACCCGCGCCCGCAAGGTGGGCGGCAAACCACCGCCAAACCATGCCGCCATCGCGCCAAACAAGGTCACAATCAGCACCCAAAGCAGCATCGACCCTTCGTGGTTGCCCCATGTGCCGCTGATTTTATAGAGCATCGGCTTGGCCGAATGGCTGTTGGCGACCACCACGTTGAGCGAGAAATCAGAGACAACAAAGGCCCATGTCAAAGCGCCAAAAGACAGCGCCGTCAGCACGAATTGCGCCCCGGCGGCAGGTTCGGCGATGGCCATCCAACCCGGCCAGCGTTTGTGCGCCCCGATCAGCGGCACGATCATCTGAACAATCGCCACAGCAAAGGCGAGGATCAGGGCGAAATGTCCAAGTTCTGTTGTCATACCATGGTTATAGGGCGCAGGGTGCCCCCTTGCCATGGCCTTTTACATCACGTTTGAGCGCAAAGCGTCGCAGTCAGCGCCGCGTCGCCTGCCAAGCGATGAGTGCGGGGTTCTCCTGCGGCGCCAGACTGGCGTTTTCCAGCGCGGCATCGGTGCCGGTTTGGGCGGCCTGTCCATCATCAAATCTCAACTTTTCAAGAGCTTGCACATTCTCGATCATCTGCGGCACGCGGATCATGCTGGCCGCGATGTCGCGTTGAAAATCTTGCGCTTTGACCTGATGACGCGCCCCGAAATAAAACGATACGATGACCCCAAGCAGCCACCAAAGCGGCTCTGGCACCAGTGCAATGCCTTGCATCCGTTCGGCGAACCACAGCGGGTGCACCATCGCCGAGACGAACAATCCCAGTGTGCCAAGCGCCAGCGCCGGACGCGGCAAGCGGTTCAAGCCGTCCATGAATCGATCAAACCGGCCCAAACGCGGCACGGCAAACTCTGCGCCCAGCTGGCTCATCGCTTGTTTCTGGATCTCGGCACTGCGCCCTGCGCCCGCCTCCGCGTTTTCGCGGAACACTTCAACCGTGTCGCGCAAGACATTGCGGTTGCTTCCAAAAATAAACCCGAAGATGCGTTCGATCATCCCCATGCCGCGGTCCTTTGTGCAAATTCTGCATCGCTGAGATGGTATTTGGGATCAATGAATTCTTCAGCCCGTTTGATCCAGCCGCCTTTCCCGCCAGCAATTGTTCGGGCATATTTGCGGCTGGCAGGTCGCCGGTCCGCAAGGCGGAAATAATAGTTGCGCCGTGCAATGCCGTATGCGTCCACCAGATGATCCGGCGCGGCTGACATCGCTTGTGCAGCGGCGGCAACGCTCTGCGGTCCAAGCGCCCCGTCCACCGCCACCACAAACCCCATATCGCAAAGCAGTCGTTGCAGTATTTTCACCGCATTGGCGCCCGCATTGACGTACATGTCAAAGACGCTCGCTTGTAGCGCCTCGGGCAAATCACCAATGCGCGGTCGTTTGAAATAGTGCTCAATGAAGATGTCCGTTGCCTGCGCGCGGCTCAGCCGCCGCACGTCTGCAGCGGTCACCCTGCCATCCCCTGTCAGGTCCACGCCAAGGCGGCGCATGGTGTGGATCGTGACGCCAAATTTGGTCGCGCCGCCGGGATCATCGGGGTCATTCACAAAGCCGCCTTCGCGGGCGACGATCTGTTTTGCAATTTCTCTGACCGTTTGCATCCGTCCCTCCCCGTTTGGTCGGCAAAGGGAAGGCCAGAATGGTTAATCACCCGTCAGTGCACCGCGCGGTCTTAACTGTCCGGCGCTTGATAGACACCTTGTTCCTTCAACGCGTCCACGACCTCTTTCGGCATATAGGTCTCGTCGTGTTTGGCAAGGATTTCAGTCGCTTCAAAAACACCGTTGATGTAACGGCCCGTGCCGACCATGCCCTGGTTTTCCTCAAACAAATCCGGCAGAACACCCGTAAACGTCACGGGCACGGTAGCGCCTCCATCTGTCACGCTGAAGCGGACAGTTTCACCATCGCCGCGCACCAGTGATCCCTCTTCAACCAGACCGCCAATGCGAAACACCTCGCTTGCCACGGGCGGTTCCTCCATCACCTGGCTGGGCGAGCGGAAATAGTTGATGCCATCCTGCAAGGCATAGCCGATCAGTGCCGTGGCGGCGATCAACGCCACCACCGCCACTGCAATCACCTGGATACGTCTTTGTTTTTTAAGGCTTTTCATATCACCTCATGGGAACAGAGGGGCCATCATCAGCCCTTCGGTCTCTTCCAGACCTAACATCAGATTGGCGTTCTGCAAGGCTTGACCGCTCGATCCCTTGGTCAGGTTGTCCAATGCGGCGATGACGATCACGCGGCCCTCGATCCGGTCCGCAACCACCCCGATATGGCAGAAGTTAGAGCCGCGAATGTGCCGTGTGCTGGGCGCCTCGCCCATCGGTAGAACCTCGATAAAGGGTTCCTCTGCATAAGCTTTTTGCAATGTCGCATGGATCTCTTCGGCCGAGCCCTTGACATAGCAGGTCGCCAGAATGCCCCGGTTCGCAGGCACCAGATGCGGCGTGAACTGTACCTGCACGGGCCGTCCTGCAACTGCGGTAAATTCTTGGTCAAACTCGCCCAGATGCCGGTGGGTGCCGCCCACGGCATAGGCATGATAACCTTCGGACAACTCCGCATGCAGCAGGTTTTCCTTCAACGCCCGACCTGCCCCCGACACCGCGCATTTCAGGTCCATGATGATCTCGTCCAGATCAATCACCCCTGCGGCGATCAACGGCCGCAGTGCGAATTGCCCAGTGGCCGCGTTGCAGCCCGTACCCGCCACCAGACGCGCGGCGGCGATCTCGTCGCGGTAAAATTCGGTCAGCCCGTAAACCGCCTCTTCCTGCTGTTCCAGCGCGGCATGTGGGTTGCCATACCATTTCTCGTATTCCGCCGGATCGCGTAGCCGGAAATCCGCAGACAGATCGACAATTTTCAAGGTTTTGGGCAAGGCGGCGATCACTTGCTGCGAGGTCTTGTGCGGCAGGGCGCAGAAACACAGGTCAATCTGGGAAAAATCGATATCTTCGATGGTCACCAGTTCGGGCAGGTCCAAATGGCGCAGGTGCGGAAACACCTCAGACATCTGCTGCCCGGCCTTGGAGTTCCCTCCCAAGGCTTTGATTGTCATAGAAGAATGGCCAGCGATGAGCCGGATCAGTTCTGCGCCGGTATAGCCGGACGCGCCAAGGATGGCGATGTTATAGGTCATGTGTCGGTCCCACTTTGGGTATGATGTGCAAGAGTTTCAGGCGGCGGTAAATGTGATTTCTCGTCGCAGAAACTGTGTTGCGCGGCTGCTGACCCGTTTTGGATCGCCCGTTGTCAAAAACGACGATGTGCCGCTGCCCGTCATGTTGGGGTGCCGTTCCAGATAATCGGCAAGGCTTTCGGCCACCAAATAGGCCTGCGAAAACACTTTTACATCCGGGCCCAGCGCATCCTGAAAGGCCTTTTGCATCAAGGGATAATGGGTGCAGCCCAGGATCGCCGCCTCTGGATCGGGCATCTTGCGTTTGAGCGCATCCACATGGCTGCGCACCATCGCCTCGGCAAGTATGAAATCGCCGTCTTCGATGGCATCCACAATCCCGCCACA
This window of the Sulfitobacter mediterraneus genome carries:
- a CDS encoding ComEC/Rec2 family competence protein encodes the protein MGRAAALSIWVKSALGQMMLAQRGMMLGWVPVCLAIGIGCYFSLRFEPALVLYPVLAGVAVALAVLAVFLSEAAAPLAIAGALIVTGFTVAGLRAHSLTNPVLGWRYYGAVEGRIIAMDRSQSDALRLTLDRVQLERVPPERTPARVRISLHSKTQGITPEPGLRVMTTAHLSPPSGPVEPDGFDFQRHAWFAQLGAVGYTRVPLMGAAWPEHGTLDLMLFRTRMAISAHIRNILPGEIGGFAAALTTGDRSAIPRSTLEDLRASNLAHLLAISGLHMGLLAAVVLGALRVLLSAIPYTALYWPTKKIAAVCALVAAAGYLALSGGNVATERAFIMVGTALGALLIGRRAISLRAVAVAATIVLLLRPEALTGPGFQMSFAATVALVAVFGCLRDAPLPQMPRWGRVVLATVLSSAVAGFATAPIAAAHFNTIAHYGLVANLLSVPLMGVLVIPAAVLALVLWPFGLEALGLWPMGWGLSWILWVAHQVATLDGARGYVVAPGPSVLPVLALGFLVLVLWQGRLRWGGPVMMAAALLLWRGAERPDVLIAEQGTLVGVMGSEARALSKAKGAGFVAQIWLENDGDGARQDQAAARWKNGPVQHLSGKRALASFKGCSAQQIVVVSVDAPWIAGADCLIFDPAALRKTGALALRKGARDWQITTARARTGERLWTNWPKAPRDPQ
- the gltX gene encoding glutamate--tRNA ligase, yielding MSASVVTRFAPSPTGFLHIGGARTALFNWLYARGRGGKFLLRIEDTDRARSTPEATEAILQGMAWLGLDHDGEIVSQFDNAPRHAEVALDLLAQGKAYKCFATQDEITAFREAARAEGRSTLYHSPWRDAAPETHPDAPYVVRIKAPQTGETVIRDQVQGDVTIRNDQLDDMVLLRSDGTPVYMLAVVVDDHDMGVTHVVRGDDHLNNAARQMMIYDAMGWDVPVWAHIPLIHGPDGKKLSKRHGALGAQEYQAMGYPAAGMRNYLARLGWSHGDDEFFTDAQAQEWFDLSGIRKSPAQFDLKKLENICGQHIAVTDDAALRRETEAYLQAAGEPAFSDAQSSAFEAALYCLKERAKTLPELVEKAHFALTSRPIEPDEKAAKNLDTVSRGILAELTPHLQNASWDRETLEEVLNGFAAAKDTKFGKLAGPLRAALAGRAVTPSVFDMMLVLGRDETLARLTEASA
- the gltA gene encoding citrate synthase: MTETKKSATLTIDGKSYDLPIFSPTAGPDVLDIRKLYAQADVFTYDPGFTSTASCDSTITFIDGEEGVLLHRGYPIDQLAGKSHYLEVCYLLLYGELPSPAELEDFESRVTNHTMLHEQMMYLFRGFRRDAHPMAIMVGVVGAMSAFYHDSTDISDPWQREVASIRMIAKMPTIAAMAYKYTIGQPFEYPRNDLDYASNFLRMCFAVPAQDYEVNPILSRAMDRIFTLHADHEQNASTSTVRLASSSGANPFACIAAGIACLWGPAHGGANQACLEMLKEIGTPDRIPEFIARAKDKNDPFRLMGFGHRVYKNFDPRATVMKESADEVLELLGVENNPVLQVAKELERQALEDPYFAEKKLFPNVDFYSGIILEAMGFPTSMFTPIFALSRTVGWISQWKEMIGDPQNKIGRPRQLYLGETSRDYVDIENR
- a CDS encoding enoyl-CoA hydratase-related protein — protein: MDYQTITYDVSDNVALITMNRPDKMNALTTQMRAEIAHAVTQGGKDARVVVITGSGRAFCSGQDLGDRASGASVDLERTLRDEYAPMLRAIVNCPVPTIAAVNGAAAGAGANLALAADVVFATESSYFLQAFTRIGLIPDAGGTYTLPRQMGMAKAMGAALFADNISARQADDWGMIWEAVPDADFDAHWRGKAAQLGAGPTAAYQAAKEVIRASWDNTLEEQLTLEAQQQGVCGKSRDFKEGVLAFTEKRAAKFEGR
- a CDS encoding cytochrome c-type biogenesis protein, with product MKRIALILMLLASPLAAVQPDEVLDDPALEARARELSKGLRCLVCRNESIDESNASLARDLRILLRDRLVAGDTDAQAVAFIVDRYGEYVLLKPDNTGANWLLWGAGPLMLLFAGGAGMIYLRGRSKAVASADTPLNAEEQARLDDILKG
- a CDS encoding heme lyase CcmF/NrfE family subunit; the encoded protein is MTTELGHFALILAFAVAIVQMIVPLIGAHKRWPGWMAIAEPAAGAQFVLTALSFGALTWAFVVSDFSLNVVVANSHSAKPMLYKISGTWGNHEGSMLLWVLIVTLFGAMAAWFGGGLPPTLRARVLAVQSAIAVAFFAFIIFTSNPFLRLEVPPFDGQDLNPLLQDPGLAFHPPFLYLGYVGLSMAFSFAVAALIEGRVDAAWGRWVRPWTLAAWIFLTIGIALGSWWAYYELGWGGFWFWDPVENASFMPWLLAAALLHSAIVVEKRESLKSWTILLAILAFGFSLIGTFIVRSGLLTSVHAFANDPERGVFILAIMAFFMGGALVLFTLRAGAMEAKGVFGLVSRESALVVNNLLLAVACFVVFVGTMWPLLAEMFFDRKLSVGPPFFNAAFTPFMVALGLILPVGSVLPWKRARISRAMWPLRYVFVLALAVAGLAFVMQTGRSMLGPMGLFLGAWLVSGTVVELMQRTGRGANRLGRLWRLPRADWGKAVAHGGLGVTMAGIAGLTAWTVDDIRVAQIDTPFDVGSYTLTLTDVQELRGPNYLSTTGFVTLAKDGSEIAKMTPEKRFYPVAQMPTTEAAIDYNLLRDVYVVIGDQQDNGGWTVRTYIKPMTNWIWIGCALMALGGLLSLSDRRFRVAAGARKFSAVPAE
- a CDS encoding holin family protein, which gives rise to MGMIERIFGFIFGSNRNVLRDTVEVFRENAEAGAGRSAEIQKQAMSQLGAEFAVPRLGRFDRFMDGLNRLPRPALALGTLGLFVSAMVHPLWFAERMQGIALVPEPLWWLLGVIVSFYFGARHQVKAQDFQRDIAASMIRVPQMIENVQALEKLRFDDGQAAQTGTDAALENASLAPQENPALIAWQATRR
- a CDS encoding holin-associated N-acetylmuramidase, which codes for MQTVREIAKQIVAREGGFVNDPDDPGGATKFGVTIHTMRRLGVDLTGDGRVTAADVRRLSRAQATDIFIEHYFKRPRIGDLPEALQASVFDMYVNAGANAVKILQRLLCDMGFVVAVDGALGPQSVAAAAQAMSAAPDHLVDAYGIARRNYYFRLADRRPASRKYARTIAGGKGGWIKRAEEFIDPKYHLSDAEFAQRTAAWG
- the ccmE gene encoding cytochrome c maturation protein CcmE — translated: MKSLKKQRRIQVIAVAVVALIAATALIGYALQDGINYFRSPSQVMEEPPVASEVFRIGGLVEEGSLVRGDGETVRFSVTDGGATVPVTFTGVLPDLFEENQGMVGTGRYINGVFEATEILAKHDETYMPKEVVDALKEQGVYQAPDS
- the argC gene encoding N-acetyl-gamma-glutamyl-phosphate reductase, with the translated sequence MTYNIAILGASGYTGAELIRLIAGHSSMTIKALGGNSKAGQQMSEVFPHLRHLDLPELVTIEDIDFSQIDLCFCALPHKTSQQVIAALPKTLKIVDLSADFRLRDPAEYEKWYGNPHAALEQQEEAVYGLTEFYRDEIAAARLVAGTGCNAATGQFALRPLIAAGVIDLDEIIMDLKCAVSGAGRALKENLLHAELSEGYHAYAVGGTHRHLGEFDQEFTAVAGRPVQVQFTPHLVPANRGILATCYVKGSAEEIHATLQKAYAEEPFIEVLPMGEAPSTRHIRGSNFCHIGVVADRIEGRVIVIAALDNLTKGSSGQALQNANLMLGLEETEGLMMAPLFP